From Trueperaceae bacterium:
GCGTAGGCCGCGAGCAGCCCCTCGAGCGCGTCCCTGCCGGGGCGCAGCAGGTCGTCGGGCAGCTCGGAGAGGGGCGTGGCGCCGAACCCGCTCACCTCGGCCAGCGAGGGCCGCGAGTCGTCGTAGTAGAGGAGCCCCGTGACCAGCTCCCCCTGCTCCTCGCCGCGGCGCAGGCGCTCGAGCGCGCGCAGGCGGTCGTTCGGCTCGTAGTCGGCCTCGAGCTTGCGCAGCGTCAGCCGCGAGCCGTCGTGCAGCTCGACGACCGCGGTGGTGCCCGGGTCGTAGTCCTCGACGACGATCTCGTCCTGCGGCGCGACGTAGCCGAGCTCCTGCAGGGCCCGCTCGTTCGCTCGTCCCCAGGCGTAGCTCTTGCGCGAGTCGTCCTCGTCGTTGAACGCCACGCACGGGCTGATGATGTCGAGGACCGCCAGGCCCCTGAAGCTCAGCGCCGCCTTCAAGAGCTCGCGCACCTGCTTGGCGTCGCCGGCGAAGGAGCGGGCGACGAAGCCGGCGCCGGCCACGATCGCCTCGACGGCGACGTCGATGGGCGGGAAGTCGTTGTGTCCGGCGTACTTGAGGTCCTGGCCGTACTCGGCCGTGGCGGAGAACTGGCCCTTGGTCAGGCCGTAGACGCCGTTGTTCTCGACGACGTAGACCATGCGGACGTTGCGCCTGACGAGGTGCTTGAACTGGCCGAGGCCGATGGAGCCGGTGTCGCCGTCGCCGCTCACGCCGATGGCCCGCAGCGTGTGGTTCGCCTGCAGCGCCCCCGTGCCCAGCGACGGCATGCGGCCGTGCAGGCTGTTGAAGCCGTGCGACTGGCCGAGGAAGTAGGCGGGCGACTTGCTGGAGCAGCCGATGCCAGAGAGCTTGATCACGTCCTGCGGCCGGAGGCTGAGCTCGTAGCAGACCTGGATGATCTGGTTGGCGATCGAGTTGTGGCCGCAGCCCTTGCACAGCGTGGACGGGGCGGCCGCGTAGTCGGCCTTCGACAGGCCGACGAGGTTGAGCTTCTGGACGCGGTCCATCAGTCGACCCTTCCGTTCAGGTGGCCGAGCACCTGTCTCTCCACCCACGCGGCCGTGAGCGGCATGCCGTCGATGTAGCCGACGCCGTGCAGCTTCGCCGCGTGCTGCGGCAGCTCGGCGCGGAGGATGTCCCTGAGCTGATTGTCGCGGTTCATCTCGATGACCAGGAGGTCTTCGTGCTGCGCGACGAAGCCCTCGACCTCGGCCCCGAACGGCAGCGCCCGCAGGCGCATGACGTCGATGGCGACGCCCTGCAGCGCGAGGGCGTCGCGCGCCTCCTCGATCGCGTAGCGGGTGGTGCCGTAGCAGATCACGCCGAGGCGCGCGCCGGGGCTCTCCTGGATCACGGCCGTGGGGACGTGCTGCCTGGCGGTCTCGTGCTTGCGGGCGAGGCGCTCCATGTTCCTCCACCACACCGCGCCGTCCTCGCTGTACCTGGCGTTCTCGTCGTGGCCGGTGCCGCGGCCGAACCAGGCGGAGCGCGGGCTCTGGTTGCCCGGCAGCGTGCGGTACGGGATGCCGTCGCCGTCGACGTCGGCGTAGCGCCGGAACGTCTCGAGCCGCTCGACCTCCTCGGCCGAGAGCACCTTGCCGCGCTTGAGCGGCTCCTCGGGGTAGGCGAAGGGCTCGCCCATCCAGTTGTTCATGCCGAGGTCGAGGTCGGAGAGGACCAGGACCGGCGTCTGCAGCGTGTCGGCGAGGTCGTGCGCCTTGTAGCCGAACTCGAAGCACTCCTCGATCGACGACGGGAAGAGCAGCACGTGCCTGGTGTCGCCGTGCCCGATGCCGTAGGCGAAGGCGACGTCGCCCTGGCTCGTGCGCGTGGGCAGGCCGGTGCTGGGCCCGACGCGCTGGATGTCCCACACGACCGCGGGCACCTCGGCGAAGTAGGCGAGGCCCAAGAACTCCGCCATCAGCGAGAGGCCCGGACCGCTCGTCGCGGTGAGCGCCCTCGCCCCCGCCCAGCCGGCGCCGACGACCATGCCGATCGCCGCCAGCTCGTCCTCCGCCTGGATGACGGTGTAGGTGGGCCTGCCCTCGGGGTCCTTGCGCAGCTGCGGCAGGAAGTCGCGCAGGGCGTCT
This genomic window contains:
- a CDS encoding 2-oxoacid:ferredoxin oxidoreductase subunit beta, giving the protein MDRVQKLNLVGLSKADYAAAPSTLCKGCGHNSIANQIIQVCYELSLRPQDVIKLSGIGCSSKSPAYFLGQSHGFNSLHGRMPSLGTGALQANHTLRAIGVSGDGDTGSIGLGQFKHLVRRNVRMVYVVENNGVYGLTKGQFSATAEYGQDLKYAGHNDFPPIDVAVEAIVAGAGFVARSFAGDAKQVRELLKAALSFRGLAVLDIISPCVAFNDEDDSRKSYAWGRANERALQELGYVAPQDEIVVEDYDPGTTAVVELHDGSRLTLRKLEADYEPNDRLRALERLRRGEEQGELVTGLLYYDDSRPSLAEVSGFGATPLSELPDDLLRPGRDALEGLLAAYA
- a CDS encoding 2-oxoacid:acceptor oxidoreductase subunit alpha, whose translation is MGVQEPLSSPCVGAAPTAIVNDFSIAVATANGTGSQTANLALLRSFFKMGIPVHGKNIFPSNIQGLPTWYHIRVSRHGYVARRSPELLVAFNPTTIHEDVAGLPPGGVCVYNADIRYTPDRADLTYYPVPVKELLQDVDVKGKVKDYVANMTYVGVVAHLLGVPLDVVRRSLEHHFGGRAHLVASNFDVVSRSHDWARECLQKVDPYRVEPMDATEGLILMTGNEAGALGAVFGGVSVAAWYPITPSTSFIDALRDFLPQLRKDPEGRPTYTVIQAEDELAAIGMVVGAGWAGARALTATSGPGLSLMAEFLGLAYFAEVPAVVWDIQRVGPSTGLPTRTSQGDVAFAYGIGHGDTRHVLLFPSSIEECFEFGYKAHDLADTLQTPVLVLSDLDLGMNNWMGEPFAYPEEPLKRGKVLSAEEVERLETFRRYADVDGDGIPYRTLPGNQSPRSAWFGRGTGHDENARYSEDGAVWWRNMERLARKHETARQHVPTAVIQESPGARLGVICYGTTRYAIEEARDALALQGVAIDVMRLRALPFGAEVEGFVAQHEDLLVIEMNRDNQLRDILRAELPQHAAKLHGVGYIDGMPLTAAWVERQVLGHLNGRVD